The following are encoded in a window of Patescibacteria group bacterium genomic DNA:
- a CDS encoding peptidoglycan bridge formation glycyltransferase FemA/FemB family protein produces the protein MQIITITDKKQLNDFVSRETMSQFLQSFEWGEFQGKAAGKIIRLGVLENNELAAAATFVKKTLPMGKSYFLCPRGPIIGANQDKLKILKELFDALKKFAENEDVIFLRFEPVFKIDISPIEIQKTLDIQPSKTLILDLTKSEEELLKEMHQKTRYNIKLAAKKEVKMVEAGPERFDDFWRLMNLTGERDNFRPHGIDYYKKMLEADSDFIKLYFAEYKGKPLVTGIFSYFGDTVSYLHGASADHDREVMAPYLLHWQIIKEVKAAGFKYYDLCGINEKRWPGVTRFKKGFGGFEHDYPGTFDYIFDQNWYSIYKMVRQARRTF, from the coding sequence ATGCAAATAATCACTATCACAGACAAAAAACAGCTGAATGATTTTGTTAGCCGAGAGACTATGAGCCAGTTTTTGCAATCGTTTGAATGGGGGGAATTCCAGGGCAAGGCGGCCGGGAAAATTATCAGATTAGGCGTTTTGGAGAATAATGAATTGGCGGCCGCGGCCACTTTTGTCAAAAAAACCTTGCCCATGGGCAAGAGTTATTTTTTATGCCCGCGCGGGCCGATTATCGGGGCCAATCAGGATAAATTAAAAATTTTAAAAGAATTATTTGACGCGCTGAAAAAATTCGCGGAAAATGAAGATGTGATTTTCCTTCGCTTTGAGCCGGTTTTTAAGATTGATATCTCTCCGATAGAAATCCAGAAAACTCTTGATATTCAGCCAAGCAAAACCTTGATTTTAGATTTAACCAAATCGGAAGAAGAATTATTGAAAGAGATGCATCAGAAAACCAGGTATAATATAAAACTTGCGGCCAAAAAAGAAGTAAAAATGGTCGAAGCCGGGCCGGAGCGTTTTGATGATTTTTGGCGATTAATGAATTTAACCGGCGAGCGGGATAATTTTCGCCCGCACGGCATAGATTATTACAAAAAAATGCTGGAAGCGGACAGCGATTTTATAAAACTGTATTTTGCCGAATATAAGGGCAAGCCGTTAGTTACGGGTATTTTTTCTTATTTCGGCGATACGGTTTCTTATTTGCACGGCGCTTCGGCCGATCATGATCGCGAAGTCATGGCGCCTTATTTGCTTCATTGGCAAATAATTAAAGAAGTTAAAGCCGCGGGTTTCAAATATTATGATTTATGCGGCATTAATGAAAAAAGGTGGCCGGGAGTAACCAGATTTAAAAAAGGCTTTGGCGGCTTTGAGCATGATTATCCGGGAACGTTTGATTATATTTTTGATCAAAATTGGTACAGTATTTATAAAATGGTCAGGCAAGCCAGAAGAACGTTTTAA
- the murE gene encoding UDP-N-acetylmuramyl-tripeptide synthetase: MEQLLHIIKQYIPTKLFKALQPAYHFLLSLIASAWYGWPSNKLIVIGVTGTTGKTTSVYLISKMLASAGYKTGFTSTAIFNDGRSEWLNNKKMTMAGRFFTQKMLKQMVKNNCQYAIVETTSQGIEQFRHKFINYDILIFTGLYPEHIEAHGSFANYKQAKGKLFFHLKQGKTKYADDKKRVVKTENGFKKIESNRVKKTIIANGDDKYADFFLSFWAEEKWQYAKGELKAKPADDKTQIVKYGNIESSQNGVSFKVKDEAVVNLKQLGEYNAANAMAAVCLGLSQGVDLEKIKIGLEKIDGIPGRLELITSPRPSPFKGEGGSFTVIVDYAFEPEALKKIYGTILKLEHSKIIHVIGSAGGGRDVARRPKLGALAGEKADIVIVTNEDPYDDDPKLIIDQVAVGAKNAGKKENENLFKIEDRRAAIKKALSLAGEGDMVLITGKGCEQAICGPEGVKIPWDDREVVKEELKELEK, encoded by the coding sequence ATGGAACAATTACTGCACATAATTAAACAATATATACCCACAAAGTTATTTAAGGCCCTACAACCGGCCTATCATTTTTTATTAAGCCTGATTGCTTCTGCTTGGTACGGCTGGCCGTCAAATAAACTTATCGTTATCGGCGTAACCGGCACAACCGGTAAAACCACCAGCGTTTATTTAATCTCTAAAATGCTGGCTTCGGCCGGCTATAAAACCGGCTTTACCTCAACGGCTATTTTTAATGACGGCCGAAGCGAATGGCTGAATAACAAAAAAATGACCATGGCCGGCAGGTTTTTTACCCAAAAAATGCTAAAACAAATGGTAAAAAATAACTGCCAATACGCTATCGTTGAAACCACTTCGCAAGGCATTGAACAATTCCGCCACAAATTTATAAATTACGACATCTTAATTTTTACCGGCCTTTATCCCGAGCATATTGAAGCCCACGGCAGTTTTGCCAACTATAAGCAGGCTAAAGGCAAATTATTTTTTCATTTAAAACAAGGCAAAACAAAATATGCCGATGATAAAAAGCGAGTGGTTAAAACTGAAAATGGTTTTAAGAAAATAGAGTCTAACCGGGTTAAAAAAACCATTATCGCTAACGGCGATGACAAATATGCTGATTTCTTTTTGTCTTTTTGGGCTGAAGAAAAGTGGCAATATGCCAAAGGCGAATTAAAAGCCAAGCCGGCGGATGATAAAACGCAGATTGTAAAATATGGCAATATTGAATCAAGCCAAAATGGCGTGAGTTTTAAAGTAAAAGATGAGGCAGTAGTAAATTTAAAGCAATTGGGCGAATATAACGCGGCTAACGCCATGGCCGCGGTTTGTTTAGGGCTTAGCCAAGGGGTGGATTTGGAAAAAATAAAAATCGGTTTGGAAAAAATTGATGGCATTCCCGGCAGGCTGGAGCTGATAACCTCACCCCGCCCCTCTCCTTTTAAAGGAGAGGGGGGAAGCTTTACGGTTATAGTTGATTATGCTTTTGAGCCTGAGGCTTTAAAAAAAATATACGGCACTATTTTAAAATTAGAGCATAGTAAAATAATCCATGTAATAGGCTCTGCCGGGGGCGGGCGCGACGTTGCTAGGCGGCCGAAGCTCGGAGCCTTGGCCGGAGAAAAAGCCGATATAGTAATCGTAACCAACGAAGATCCTTACGACGACGATCCGAAATTAATTATTGATCAGGTGGCGGTCGGAGCGAAAAACGCCGGCAAAAAAGAAAATGAAAATTTATTTAAAATTGAAGATCGGCGCGCGGCTATTAAAAAAGCTTTGTCTTTGGCCGGCGAAGGCGATATGGTTTTAATTACCGGCAAAGGCTGCGAGCAGGCTATTTGCGGGCCCGAAGGCGTAAAAATTCCTTGGGATGACAGGGAGGTGGTGAAGGAGGAATTGAAGGAGTTGGAAAAATAA
- a CDS encoding S1 RNA-binding domain-containing protein, with translation MTEETKLNNGQSDVSNDDFQKLLDAENAKIPQVGEIIKGTVLSASKAEVKLDIDGIATGVVRGRELYFEAEEYANLKPGDEVEATIVEEENENGDLELSFRSAGQQKAWSALFDAYENRTILKFRVQDANKGGLLVSYGQIQGFLPVSQLAPENYPRVNGGDKGRILDKLKSFVGTDFEVKVMTLDEKDEKLIVSEKEAWQEKQKDIISKYKVGSVVEGAITALTDFGVFVSFGENLEGLIHISELAWQRIDDPSDLFKVGDKVKAEIISIEGSKIFLSAKKLLTDPWHDVEKKYKVGQVVSGTILKVNPFGLFVELDPDIHGLAHISQIGLAAGQKISEAFHSGEKRDFTIVSIEPKDHRLGLSVSAEAEQPAVKSKHKEDKKNEGEKKAKTKKVKKEKADDAPEKKDKSAKKKKEK, from the coding sequence ATGACGGAAGAAACTAAGTTAAATAACGGGCAATCTGACGTTTCCAACGATGATTTTCAAAAATTATTGGACGCGGAAAACGCCAAGATTCCTCAAGTCGGAGAAATTATCAAGGGTACGGTTTTGTCCGCTTCAAAAGCCGAGGTTAAGCTTGATATTGACGGCATAGCTACCGGCGTGGTGCGCGGCCGCGAGCTTTATTTTGAAGCCGAAGAATACGCCAATTTAAAGCCGGGCGATGAAGTTGAAGCGACTATCGTTGAAGAGGAAAATGAAAACGGGGATTTAGAGCTGTCATTCAGGAGCGCCGGCCAGCAAAAAGCCTGGAGCGCTTTATTTGATGCTTATGAAAATAGAACCATATTGAAATTCAGAGTTCAAGACGCCAATAAAGGCGGCTTACTGGTAAGCTATGGCCAAATTCAGGGCTTTTTACCGGTGTCGCAATTAGCGCCGGAAAATTATCCGCGAGTTAACGGCGGCGATAAAGGCAGAATTTTAGACAAGTTAAAATCTTTCGTCGGCACTGACTTTGAAGTCAAAGTTATGACTTTGGACGAAAAAGACGAAAAATTAATTGTCAGCGAGAAAGAAGCTTGGCAAGAAAAGCAAAAAGACATAATTTCCAAATATAAAGTCGGCAGCGTGGTCGAAGGCGCGATTACGGCCTTAACCGACTTCGGAGTCTTCGTCAGCTTTGGCGAAAACTTAGAAGGCTTGATTCATATTTCCGAATTGGCTTGGCAGCGCATTGATGATCCGTCGGACTTATTTAAAGTCGGGGACAAAGTCAAGGCCGAAATAATTTCCATTGAAGGCTCAAAAATATTTTTATCAGCCAAGAAGCTTTTAACTGATCCTTGGCATGACGTGGAAAAGAAATATAAAGTCGGCCAGGTGGTTTCCGGCACTATCCTTAAAGTTAACCCGTTCGGCTTGTTCGTTGAGTTGGACCCGGATATCCACGGCTTAGCGCATATCAGCCAGATCGGCTTGGCCGCGGGGCAAAAAATCAGCGAGGCTTTTCACTCGGGAGAAAAACGGGATTTTACCATTGTTTCCATTGAGCCGAAAGATCACCGCTTAGGCTTGTCCGTTTCGGCCGAGGCCGAACAGCCTGCCGTAAAAAGTAAACATAAAGAAGATAAAAAAAACGAAGGCGAAAAAAAGGCTAAAACTAAAAAGGTGAAGAAAGAAAAGGCTGATGACGCGCCAGAGAAAAAGGACAAATCGGCGAAGAAGAAAAAGGAAAAATAA
- the ftsH gene encoding ATP-dependent zinc metalloprotease FtsH: MKNLIKNFLIFFTVFLLIAALFSFFGGGGQKAEQVGVETLIGQINNQTVAKIAIVGNEIRTTLKDGKSQVVKKEPGDTFSQIVKNYNVDPSKLNGLLIEVQDNQGLDFWLATILPFLIPFLLISVFIYFMMRSVQGANSKAMMFGQSQARETGREFKGKVTFKDVAGAKEAKEELSEVVEFLKNPKKFSELGARTPRGVLLLGSPGTGKTLLARAVAGEASVPFFSISGSEFVEMFVGVGASRVRDLFRKAKKSAPCIIFVDEIDAVGRRRGAGLGGSHDEREQTLNQILVEMDGFDVTTNVIVIAATNRPDVLDPALLRPGRFDRRVILDEPDLADREAILKVHSKKKPLGKEVSLKRVAERTPGFTGADLANLLNEAAILAAMKNKKIIDLEEIFSSIEKVMLGPERKSRILSDKEKKITAYHEAGHAVVAHFLLHSDPVQKVSIIARGQAGGYTLKLPLEDKHMYSKTEYVEEIAVLLAGYITEEEIFGEVTTGATSDLRRATNLARKLITDFGMSDTLGPRTYGEKDEMIFLGREIHEQRDYSEKVAEQIDKEISNFIDKAVHQAKGLVKAKREILEKVVAELLVKETLEKEEFEKIVGPKLKEGE; encoded by the coding sequence ATGAAAAATTTAATCAAAAACTTTTTAATATTTTTTACGGTATTTTTGCTGATTGCCGCGCTTTTCAGTTTTTTCGGCGGCGGCGGGCAAAAAGCCGAGCAAGTCGGAGTGGAGACTTTAATCGGCCAGATTAATAATCAGACGGTGGCCAAAATCGCCATTGTCGGCAATGAAATAAGAACGACTTTAAAGGATGGAAAAAGCCAAGTGGTAAAAAAAGAGCCGGGTGACACTTTTTCGCAGATTGTTAAAAATTATAATGTTGATCCGAGCAAATTAAACGGCCTATTGATTGAAGTGCAGGATAATCAAGGCTTGGATTTTTGGCTGGCAACGATTCTGCCGTTTTTAATTCCTTTTTTACTGATCAGCGTTTTTATTTATTTCATGATGCGCTCGGTCCAGGGCGCTAATTCCAAAGCTATGATGTTCGGCCAGTCCCAGGCCAGAGAAACCGGCCGGGAATTTAAAGGCAAGGTGACTTTTAAAGACGTGGCCGGGGCCAAAGAGGCTAAAGAAGAATTATCCGAGGTGGTTGAATTTTTAAAAAATCCTAAGAAATTTTCCGAGCTGGGAGCGCGCACGCCGCGCGGCGTTTTACTTTTGGGTTCACCGGGCACGGGTAAAACTTTGCTGGCCCGCGCGGTCGCCGGCGAGGCCAGCGTGCCGTTTTTTTCCATCTCCGGCTCCGAATTCGTGGAAATGTTCGTGGGCGTCGGCGCTTCGCGCGTCAGAGATTTATTCCGTAAAGCCAAAAAAAGCGCGCCTTGCATAATTTTTGTTGATGAAATTGACGCGGTCGGCCGCCGGCGCGGCGCCGGACTCGGCGGCTCGCATGACGAGCGCGAGCAGACTTTAAACCAGATTTTAGTGGAAATGGACGGCTTTGACGTGACTACTAACGTTATTGTTATCGCGGCCACTAACCGCCCCGACGTTTTAGATCCAGCGCTTCTGCGGCCCGGGCGCTTTGACCGCCGGGTTATTTTAGACGAGCCAGACCTGGCCGATCGCGAGGCGATTTTAAAGGTTCACTCCAAGAAAAAGCCGTTAGGCAAAGAAGTAAGCTTAAAGAGAGTGGCGGAAAGAACGCCGGGCTTTACGGGCGCGGATTTAGCCAATCTTTTAAATGAAGCCGCGATTTTAGCCGCCATGAAGAATAAAAAAATAATTGATTTGGAAGAAATTTTTTCTTCCATTGAAAAAGTCATGCTCGGTCCGGAAAGAAAATCAAGAATTTTGTCAGATAAAGAGAAAAAAATAACCGCCTACCACGAAGCCGGGCACGCCGTTGTCGCCCACTTTCTACTGCATAGCGATCCGGTGCAAAAGGTTTCCATTATCGCCCGCGGCCAAGCCGGCGGCTATACTTTAAAGCTGCCCTTAGAAGACAAACATATGTATTCTAAGACCGAGTATGTTGAAGAAATCGCCGTTTTGCTCGCCGGCTATATTACAGAAGAAGAGATTTTCGGCGAAGTTACCACCGGTGCCACATCTGATTTGCGCCGTGCCACTAATTTGGCCAGAAAATTGATTACCGATTTCGGCATGAGCGATACTTTAGGACCGCGCACTTACGGCGAAAAAGACGAGATGATATTTTTAGGCCGGGAAATTCATGAGCAGCGCGATTACAGCGAAAAAGTGGCCGAGCAGATTGATAAAGAAATATCCAATTTTATTGATAAGGCCGTGCATCAAGCCAAAGGCTTGGTTAAAGCCAAACGCGAAATTTTAGAAAAAGTCGTGGCCGAGCTGTTAGTTAAAGAGACTTTGGAAAAAGAGGAGTTTGAAAAAATTGTCGGCCCTAAGCTAAAAGAAGGAGAATAA
- the ruvA gene encoding Holliday junction branch migration protein RuvA: protein MISYLKGKIKHKGQGFVILEVNNIGYQVFISPLLYVDLNLNQEIEFYTYQQVREDALNLYGFKSTAELELFELLLSISGIGPKSALGAMSIATVADIKESIGRGDPALLTKVSGIGRKTAERVVLELREKIGKLNFGDGLPGGSQLGSSDEIDALMALGYSLSQAREALNNVDAKIKDSGERIRQALKKLGK, encoded by the coding sequence ATGATCTCATATTTAAAAGGAAAAATTAAGCATAAAGGCCAGGGTTTTGTGATACTTGAAGTAAATAATATCGGTTATCAAGTTTTTATTTCGCCCTTGCTTTATGTTGACTTAAACCTTAATCAAGAGATTGAATTTTATACGTATCAGCAGGTGCGCGAAGACGCTTTGAATTTATACGGTTTTAAAAGTACGGCAGAGCTGGAATTATTTGAATTATTGCTTTCCATTTCCGGCATCGGCCCGAAATCGGCTTTAGGAGCTATGTCCATCGCCACAGTAGCGGATATTAAAGAATCAATCGGCCGCGGCGATCCGGCGCTCTTAACCAAGGTTTCCGGCATCGGCCGTAAAACCGCGGAAAGGGTGGTTTTAGAATTAAGAGAAAAAATCGGCAAATTAAATTTTGGCGATGGTCTGCCCGGCGGCAGCCAATTAGGCTCAAGCGACGAGATTGACGCGCTAATGGCTTTAGGCTATTCTCTTTCGCAAGCGCGGGAAGCTTTAAATAATGTTGACGCTAAAATTAAAGATTCGGGCGAAAGAATCAGGCAAGCTTTAAAAAAGTTAGGTAAATAA
- a CDS encoding glycine--tRNA ligase: MANKKDNTTLEKIASLCKRRGFVYPSSEIYGGLAAIYDYGHYGTLLKNNIRDSWWKSMIQTRDDVVGLDSAIFMHPTTWVASGHVGGFNDPQIDCKDCKNRFRADHLLKNYGIEADKATLEEINKHLTELREKKKLKCPNCGSDKLTDAKIFSLMVKSNIGSPTEELKEENVVYLRPETCGGIYLEYKNTVDSLHKKLPFGIAQVGKAFRNEIVARQFIFRTREFEQMEMQYFLHPSMMKEKYEMWKDLRWQWYLANGIPADKIKWFKHEKLAHYASEAYDIVYDFKIFGGFDEVEGIHARGNWDLSQHAKFSGVPLNYTDEKTGEKFIPHIMETSVGLNRLLLMFLDFAYSEEEVKGEIRVVMKFPKHLAPIKIAIFPLLKNKPELVKKAKEIYKNLKINYMCEFDDHGNIGKRYRRQDEIGTPYCLTVDFDSLEKGDVTVRDRDTMEQARVKIADLDNFFRDKFSA, encoded by the coding sequence ATGGCAAATAAAAAGGATAACACAACATTGGAAAAAATCGCTTCTTTATGCAAGCGGCGGGGGTTTGTGTATCCGTCTTCGGAAATTTACGGCGGCTTGGCGGCGATTTATGATTATGGCCATTATGGAACGCTGTTAAAAAATAATATCCGTGATTCGTGGTGGAAAAGCATGATTCAAACGCGGGATGATGTTGTCGGCCTTGATAGCGCGATTTTTATGCATCCGACAACCTGGGTGGCTTCCGGGCACGTGGGCGGTTTTAATGATCCTCAAATTGACTGCAAAGATTGCAAAAACAGATTTAGGGCGGATCATTTGCTGAAAAATTACGGGATTGAAGCGGATAAAGCCACTTTAGAAGAAATTAATAAGCATTTGACCGAACTTCGGGAGAAGAAGAAGTTAAAATGCCCTAATTGCGGTTCGGATAAATTAACCGACGCGAAAATATTTTCGCTGATGGTGAAATCAAACATCGGTTCTCCGACCGAAGAGCTAAAAGAAGAAAATGTTGTGTATCTAAGGCCGGAAACTTGTGGCGGCATATATTTGGAATATAAAAATACGGTCGATTCACTCCATAAAAAACTGCCGTTCGGCATCGCCCAAGTTGGCAAGGCTTTCCGAAACGAAATTGTAGCGCGGCAATTTATTTTTCGGACGCGGGAATTTGAGCAAATGGAAATGCAATATTTTCTCCATCCCAGCATGATGAAAGAGAAATACGAAATGTGGAAAGATTTAAGATGGCAGTGGTATTTAGCCAATGGCATTCCGGCGGATAAAATAAAATGGTTTAAACACGAAAAACTGGCTCATTACGCTTCCGAGGCTTACGATATTGTGTACGATTTTAAAATATTCGGCGGATTTGACGAGGTTGAAGGAATCCACGCCAGAGGCAATTGGGATTTGAGCCAGCATGCAAAATTTTCCGGCGTTCCACTCAATTATACCGATGAAAAAACCGGCGAGAAATTTATTCCGCATATTATGGAAACATCAGTCGGACTCAATCGGCTACTTTTGATGTTCCTTGATTTTGCCTACTCTGAAGAAGAAGTTAAAGGCGAAATTAGAGTGGTTATGAAATTTCCTAAGCATTTGGCGCCAATTAAAATCGCCATCTTCCCGCTTTTAAAAAATAAGCCGGAACTGGTTAAAAAAGCCAAAGAGATTTATAAAAATTTAAAAATTAATTACATGTGCGAATTTGACGATCACGGCAATATCGGCAAGCGCTACCGCCGGCAGGATGAAATCGGCACGCCTTATTGCTTAACCGTTGATTTTGACAGTTTGGAAAAAGGCGACGTAACGGTGCGCGACCGCGATACTATGGAACAGGCGAGAGTTAAAATAGCTGATTTGGATAATTTTTTCAGGGATAAATTTTCCGCCTGA
- a CDS encoding DNA-directed RNA polymerase subunit beta codes for MTTKIKSAGRKFFSDTKASIDLPDLIEIQKDSYNWFLTDGLKDLFEEVSPITDFIGRDLELSLEDYYLDEPKFDESESKSKNITYEASLRVKAKLSNKKTGQAVTQEVFLGDFPLMTKNGTFIVNGIERVVVSQLIRSAGVIFTSEFVKGKKYYGAKVIPNRGAWLEIETDMNDVIWVRIDRKRKVAITSLFRAFGYGADEEIRQLFTEKNELTGGIDGQKSLSGYIEATLAKDAAKNEAEGLKEVYKRIRPGDLATTDNARQLIHSMFFRFDRYDFDRVGRYKMNKRFGQNIPNNKENRVLRREDLIAIVKEIVRLNITQEREDDIDHLGNRRVRAIGELIQNKFRVGLARMERIVRDRMSIMDIDSLTPNKLINARPVISVVKEFFMSSQLSQFMDQTNPLAELEHKRRLSAMGPGGLTRERAGFEVRDVHTTHYSRICPIATPEGPNIGLVGHLASYARLNSYGFIEAPYRVVLHDIANDPAKTLNKIAREDIYEIKGDKKGKLIIKAGEVIDKKTAAELKAKMGHVTIPIVPVLGDEIVYLDAFEEEKYITTPATTPVDANGYFKVLKAEARKYGQPSLEPVEKIDLIGVAPNQIVSVATSLIPFLEHNDGIRALMGTNMQRQAVPLITAEAPIVGTGMEARAATDSGHIILAPDDGEIVKMDGGSIEFKSKKGQTTKYILNKFLRSNASTCINQRPIVNHGDKVKKGDVLTNSSAVDDGELSLGRNVLVAFMSWEGFNYEDAVIISERLMKEDVYSSIHIENYTIDVRDTKLGPELITNDIPNISEEKLKDLDERGVVRIGAEVSSGDILVGKITPKGETELSAEEKLLRAIFGEKAKDVRDSSLYLEHGEHGKVVDIKLFSREDGDKLSAGVIQSIQVTVANLRKIQIGDKMAGRHGNKGVISKVVPIEDMPYLADGTPIEIILSPLGVVSRMNLGQLLETHLGYAAKKLNYKIAVPPLNGISEAQIKEELKKAGLPTNGKVTLYDGKTGEAYDNQVVIGYKYMLKLNHMVEDKMHQRSIGPYSLITQQPLGGKAQFGGQRFGEMEVWALEAYGAAHCLQEILTIKSDDVPGRSKAYEAIIKGEPIRKLNVPESFNVLVRELKGLCLDVELLQGDQVVNLERQGDDKPAEEGERRQNFGEREQR; via the coding sequence ATGACTACGAAAATAAAATCAGCCGGCCGGAAATTTTTCAGCGATACCAAGGCATCGATTGATTTGCCGGATTTAATTGAAATTCAAAAAGATTCTTATAATTGGTTTTTGACTGATGGACTCAAAGATTTGTTTGAAGAAGTTTCTCCGATCACCGATTTTATCGGCCGCGACCTTGAATTGTCTTTGGAAGACTATTATTTGGACGAGCCTAAATTTGACGAAAGCGAGAGTAAGTCTAAAAATATCACTTATGAAGCTTCGCTTAGAGTCAAGGCTAAATTATCCAATAAAAAAACCGGCCAAGCCGTTACTCAGGAGGTGTTTTTAGGCGATTTTCCTTTAATGACTAAAAACGGCACTTTTATAGTCAATGGCATTGAAAGAGTCGTGGTTTCGCAGTTGATCAGAAGCGCCGGCGTTATTTTCACTTCGGAATTCGTTAAGGGCAAAAAATATTACGGCGCCAAAGTCATACCTAACCGCGGCGCTTGGCTGGAAATTGAAACCGACATGAATGATGTCATCTGGGTCAGAATTGACCGTAAAAGAAAAGTCGCCATTACTTCTTTATTCAGGGCTTTCGGTTATGGAGCGGATGAAGAAATCAGGCAGTTGTTCACCGAGAAAAACGAATTGACCGGCGGAATCGACGGCCAGAAAAGTTTGTCCGGCTATATTGAAGCCACTTTAGCCAAAGACGCGGCCAAAAACGAGGCCGAAGGGCTTAAGGAAGTATATAAGAGGATAAGGCCGGGTGATTTAGCTACGACCGATAATGCCAGGCAATTAATCCATTCCATGTTTTTCAGATTTGACCGCTATGACTTTGACCGCGTGGGCCGCTATAAGATGAATAAGCGCTTCGGCCAGAATATTCCCAATAATAAAGAAAACAGAGTTTTAAGAAGGGAAGATCTAATCGCCATCGTTAAAGAAATCGTCAGATTAAATATTACCCAGGAGAGAGAAGACGATATAGACCATTTAGGCAACCGCCGCGTCAGAGCGATCGGCGAGTTGATTCAAAATAAATTCAGAGTCGGTTTGGCCAGAATGGAAAGAATCGTCAGAGACAGAATGAGTATTATGGATATAGACTCTCTGACGCCAAATAAATTAATTAACGCCCGTCCGGTCATCAGCGTGGTCAAGGAATTTTTCATGTCTTCGCAGTTATCGCAATTCATGGATCAGACCAATCCTTTGGCCGAGCTTGAACATAAGCGCCGGTTATCAGCCATGGGCCCGGGCGGTTTAACCCGCGAACGCGCCGGCTTTGAAGTGCGCGACGTGCATACCACCCATTATAGCCGTATTTGCCCGATTGCTACTCCGGAAGGCCCGAATATCGGCTTAGTCGGCCATTTAGCCAGCTACGCGCGCCTTAACAGTTATGGTTTTATTGAAGCGCCTTACCGCGTGGTTTTGCATGACATAGCCAATGATCCGGCCAAGACTCTTAATAAAATCGCCCGTGAAGATATTTATGAGATCAAGGGCGATAAAAAAGGCAAATTGATTATCAAGGCCGGCGAGGTTATTGATAAAAAAACCGCGGCCGAGTTAAAGGCGAAAATGGGCCATGTTACCATTCCGATCGTGCCGGTTTTAGGCGATGAGATTGTTTATCTTGATGCTTTTGAAGAGGAAAAATATATTACCACGCCCGCGACTACTCCGGTTGACGCTAACGGCTATTTTAAAGTTCTAAAAGCCGAAGCCAGAAAATACGGCCAGCCTTCGCTTGAGCCGGTGGAAAAAATAGATTTAATCGGCGTGGCGCCGAATCAAATCGTTTCCGTGGCCACTTCTTTAATTCCTTTTTTAGAGCATAACGACGGCATCAGGGCTTTAATGGGAACAAACATGCAGCGCCAGGCAGTTCCCTTAATAACCGCCGAAGCGCCGATCGTCGGCACGGGCATGGAAGCGCGGGCGGCTACTGATTCAGGGCATATTATTTTAGCTCCTGACGACGGCGAAATCGTTAAAATGGACGGCGGTTCAATTGAATTTAAAAGTAAAAAAGGCCAGACTACCAAATATATTTTAAATAAATTTTTACGCTCTAACGCTTCAACCTGCATAAATCAGCGCCCGATTGTTAATCACGGCGATAAAGTAAAAAAAGGCGATGTTTTAACCAACAGCTCGGCCGTAGATGACGGCGAATTGTCACTGGGGCGCAATGTGCTCGTGGCTTTTATGAGTTGGGAAGGCTTTAATTATGAAGACGCGGTGATTATCTCCGAGCGCTTAATGAAAGAAGACGTTTATTCTTCAATTCATATAGAAAATTATACGATTGACGTGCGCGACACTAAGCTCGGTCCGGAATTAATCACTAATGACATTCCTAACATCAGCGAGGAAAAATTAAAAGACTTGGATGAGCGCGGCGTTGTCCGAATTGGCGCCGAAGTTTCTTCAGGCGATATTTTAGTCGGTAAAATTACGCCCAAGGGCGAAACCGAACTATCGGCCGAGGAAAAACTTCTGCGCGCGATTTTCGGCGAAAAAGCCAAAGACGTTAGAGATTCTTCACTGTATTTAGAGCATGGTGAACACGGCAAAGTGGTTGATATTAAATTGTTTTCCCGCGAAGACGGCGACAAGCTATCGGCCGGAGTAATCCAGTCAATTCAGGTAACCGTGGCCAACTTAAGAAAAATTCAAATCGGCGATAAAATGGCCGGCCGGCACGGCAACAAAGGAGTTATTTCTAAAGTCGTGCCGATTGAAGATATGCCTTATTTAGCCGATGGCACGCCGATTGAAATAATTTTATCGCCTTTAGGCGTTGTTTCCAGAATGAATTTAGGCCAGCTTTTAGAAACTCATTTAGGCTACGCGGCAAAAAAATTAAATTATAAAATTGCCGTGCCGCCTTTAAACGGCATTAGCGAGGCGCAAATTAAAGAAGAATTAAAGAAAGCCGGCCTGCCGACCAACGGCAAAGTAACTCTTTATGACGGCAAAACCGGCGAGGCTTACGACAACCAGGTGGTGATTGGCTATAAATATATGCTGAAATTAAACCATATGGTTGAAGATAAAATGCACCAGCGTTCCATCGGGCCTTATTCTTTAATTACCCAGCAGCCTCTAGGCGGCAAAGCCCAATTCGGCGGCCAGCGTTTCGGCGAAATGGAAGTTTGGGCGCTTGAGGCTTATGGCGCGGCTCATTGCCTGCAGGAAATATTAACCATTAAATCGGATGACGTGCCGGGCCGGAGCAAGGCTTATGAGGCGATTATTAAAGGAGAGCCGATTAGAAAATTAAATGTTCCGGAATCATTTAACGTTTTAGTCAGGGAATTAAAAGGTTTATGCTTAGACGTTGAGCTTTTACAGGGCGATCAGGTGGTAAATCTAGAACGGCAAGGCGATGACAAACCAGCGGAAGAAGGGGAGAGAAGGCAGAATTTTGGAGAAAGAGAGCAAAGATAA